The sequence TTTCTGATGTTATTGTTTTTTTAGTAACTAATTTTTCAACTGTCGTTGTTACTTTTCCAAATGACTTTAACTTAAATTCAGTTGGACTAACCGTTTTGGTAGGTTCCTTTATTTCTGGTTCTTTTACAACTTCCGAAACTGGTGAGATACTTTCCGCAGATTTTATCTGCTGTTTTTGTTCTTCTTTTTTAGCTAATAATTTTTCAACTGTCGTTGTTACTTTTCCAAATGACTTTAACTTAAATTCAGTTGGACTAACCGCTTTAACAGGTTCCTTTATTTCTGGTGCTTTAACAACTTCTGAAACTGGTGAAATACTTTCCGCAGATTTTACCTGCTGCTTTTGTTCTTCCTTTTTAGCCAATAATTTCTCAACTGTCGTTGTTACAGTTTGTGGCTTTACTTTGTTAGCCACATCAGGAACTGAAGGAACAGAATCTTCATTTTTTCCTTCTTGTTTCACTTCTTCAACTATTTGTGTTGATGAAAGAGAGTTACTAATTGTTGTATCATCTTCTTTAACAGGCTCATTGAAATTTATCATTATCTTGTTTTGCGGGTTGAGGTCAACTTCATCATCATTTTTACTAATCGATGTTTGATCTTTAATCGCCCCTTTTTCACTTGCTACTTTACTTGGTGTTGAGACTGAACTTTTTGCTGGTGTTACTGAAGCTTTACTTTGCTTTTGATTTGCAGCAACGGCTTTTTTAACCCCAGCTTGACTAGGATGTTTTGGTTCACTCGGATTTACAGTTGGACTTGCCACCGATGGAATTTGTTTTAAATCATAAAATGTTGGAATTACGGCGTTAACAATGTTTTTTAACTCAAATTCACCAGCTGGTAATGCTAATCCAGTTACAGGTAATTTATCAACTTTAAAAACATTAATTTCATCATTTGCATTTAAAACATTTAAGACATCTTTATTTTTTGCAATAAATAATAATTTAACTAATTCTGGTGATTTTTTATTTTGTTTAAACAGACGAGCACCTTTAATTGGCCGAGCTGATAATGCTAATTCAGTTGTGGCAATTCGTTTGGCAGTTCCATGATCGGTCAACAATAAAATTGAGTCATCTTTACAGTAACCAGCATTAACGACAATATCATCTTTTAAATTAATTGCCTTAACCCCAGCTGTTCGTAATCCTAAAGTTGGGATTTCACTAGCTTTATATTTAACAGCAAAACCATTTGCTGTGGCAATAATAATATATGGTTGTTTTGTCACTAATTGACTATTAACAACTTCATCATCTCCTTTTAGGTTAATCGCACGAATCGCTTTACTAATTCGCGTTGCCATAAAATCAGGGACAGCTGTTTTTTTAATCATTCCATTTTTTGTTGCTAACATAATATAATTATCAGGTTTATTAAAATCATTTAATAAGTAACAACCAATAATTTTTTCTTCCCCTGGTAATTCCGAAATTGTATTAACATGTTCACCAATATCTTTAATTTTTGAAACCTTAATTTTGTAAACCGGAATAATAACATAATTTCCTTTTGAAGTTATTAATAATAATTTATCTAAGGTATTAGCTTGTAAATCAGCAATTCAAAGATCATTTGGCTTACGTTTAAAATCTTCATTTGCCAAACGCGCTAGTTGATTATTTTCTAATGCTTTAATATAACCATCATATGATACTCAAATATTTAAATCTTTTTCAATAATTGTTTCAGTTTTTTCAATTTCAATTGTTTCAATTTCTTCTTCAATAAAAGTACGACGAGGAGCATTAAACTTATTTTTAATTAATGTTAATTGTTCAACAATAACACTATTTAATTTATTAATGTCACTTAAAATTGCTTCTAATTCTGTAATTAAATTTTTCAATTCTTTTTGTTCAGCTTGTAATTGTAAAATGTCAGTTGATGTTAAACGATATAAACGTAACTGCACAATTGCTTCCGCTTGTAATTGGGTAAATGAAAATTTTACCACTAAATTTTTAATGGCATCTTGGCGATCTTTAGAATGACGAATCACAGCAATTACTTCATCTAAAATGCTAACTGTTTTAATTAAACCATCAACAATTTCTGAACGTTTAGTTGCTTTAGCAAGTTCAAATTTTGAACGGTTTGTGACAATCTCTTGTTGGTGAGCAACATAATAACCAAGGATTTCTTTTAGTCCTAGTAATTTTGGTTGTTTATTAGCAATTCCAACAATATTAAAGTTATATGAAACTTGCAAGTTAGTATTTTTCAATAAGTATTTACGGACTGTTTCATAATTTGCTTGTTTACTTAATTCAATAACAATTCGTAATCCTGTTCGATCAGTTTCATCTCGAACTTCTTTAATATTCAAGCCTGGTTCATTATATTTAATATCATCAATTTTCTTAACTAAATCTTGTTTAACAACTTCATAAGGAATTTCAGTAATAACTAAATTATTGTTTTCATTAGTAATTTTACTACGAATAATAATTTTTCCTTTTCCTGTTTGGTAAGCATCAATAATTCCTTGTTTGCCTTGGACAATTCCTCCCGTTGGAAAATCAGGGCCTTTAATAAATTTTAGTAACTCTGACAAACGACAAGTTGGTTTTGATAAATAAAAAATTGTTGCATCAATAATTTCTGGTAAATTATGGGGTGGGATATTTGTTGCATATCCAGCTGCAATTCCTGTGGCCCCATTAATTAATAGGTTTGGGAATAACGCTGGTAAAACAACTGGTTCTTGTTCAGAATCATCAAAGTTTGGAATAAAAGCCACAGTATCTTTTTCTAGATCTTGTAATAAATAACTAGCAACTTCACTTAATCTTGTTTCGGTATAACGCATCGCCGCTGCTGGGTCCCCATCAATTGAACCATTATTTCCATGCATATCAATTAATGGATAACGAACTTTTCAGTCTTGTGATAAACGAACCATCGCATCATAAACAGAAGTATCACCATGGGGGTGATACTTCCCAATTACTTCCCCAACAATCCGTGCTGATTTTTTATAGCTCGAATTAAAAGTTAAATTTAATTCATTCATCGCAAAAAGGATTCGTCGTTGAACCGGTTTTAATCCATCACGCACATCAGGTAAAGCACGATCTTGAATAATGTATTTGGCATAACGACCAAAACGGTCTTCCATAATATCATTTAAAGTATAAATTAAATTTTCTGGTTTAACATTATCACTCACAATGTTGGTTTCCTTTCTTATCTATTACTGTTGAATAATTGTTGGAAAATCATCTTCTAAAGTAA is a genomic window of Spiroplasma syrphidicola EA-1 containing:
- the parC gene encoding DNA topoisomerase IV subunit A, which translates into the protein MSDNVKPENLIYTLNDIMEDRFGRYAKYIIQDRALPDVRDGLKPVQRRILFAMNELNLTFNSSYKKSARIVGEVIGKYHPHGDTSVYDAMVRLSQDWKVRYPLIDMHGNNGSIDGDPAAAMRYTETRLSEVASYLLQDLEKDTVAFIPNFDDSEQEPVVLPALFPNLLINGATGIAAGYATNIPPHNLPEIIDATIFYLSKPTCRLSELLKFIKGPDFPTGGIVQGKQGIIDAYQTGKGKIIIRSKITNENNNLVITEIPYEVVKQDLVKKIDDIKYNEPGLNIKEVRDETDRTGLRIVIELSKQANYETVRKYLLKNTNLQVSYNFNIVGIANKQPKLLGLKEILGYYVAHQQEIVTNRSKFELAKATKRSEIVDGLIKTVSILDEVIAVIRHSKDRQDAIKNLVVKFSFTQLQAEAIVQLRLYRLTSTDILQLQAEQKELKNLITELEAILSDINKLNSVIVEQLTLIKNKFNAPRRTFIEEEIETIEIEKTETIIEKDLNIWVSYDGYIKALENNQLARLANEDFKRKPNDLWIADLQANTLDKLLLITSKGNYVIIPVYKIKVSKIKDIGEHVNTISELPGEEKIIGCYLLNDFNKPDNYIMLATKNGMIKKTAVPDFMATRISKAIRAINLKGDDEVVNSQLVTKQPYIIIATANGFAVKYKASEIPTLGLRTAGVKAINLKDDIVVNAGYCKDDSILLLTDHGTAKRIATTELALSARPIKGARLFKQNKKSPELVKLLFIAKNKDVLNVLNANDEINVFKVDKLPVTGLALPAGEFELKNIVNAVIPTFYDLKQIPSVASPTVNPSEPKHPSQAGVKKAVAANQKQSKASVTPAKSSVSTPSKVASEKGAIKDQTSISKNDDEVDLNPQNKIMINFNEPVKEDDTTISNSLSSTQIVEEVKQEGKNEDSVPSVPDVANKVKPQTVTTTVEKLLAKKEEQKQQVKSAESISPVSEVVKAPEIKEPVKAVSPTEFKLKSFGKVTTTVEKLLAKKEEQKQQIKSAESISPVSEVVKEPEIKEPTKTVSPTEFKLKSFGKVTTTVEKLVTKKTITSEIPEPEKLIKVDFTNKKPTNKKVDKTQFKNDLAIDETKELQITFDDLLKEKK